One part of the Acidobacteriota bacterium genome encodes these proteins:
- a CDS encoding sodium ion-translocating decarboxylase subunit beta, with protein MFAVGGTLIYLAIAKQYEPTLLLPIGFGVILGNLPNSPMNEPGGMLHILNEFGIQTELFPLFIFIGIGAMMDFRPLLSQPYFAILGAAGQLGIFATLILATLLGFPLNQAASIAVIGAIDGPTSIYVSSLLAPELLAPIAVTAYSYMSLVPIIQPPIMRLMTTRKERRIRMAYAPRPVPRLAVILFPITVTVVVGLLVPESAPLVATLMLGNLLRESGVVAQLTKSASNELANLSTLFLSLTIGSLMQAETFLQTQTLYILLLGLGAFALDTVAGVFFGKILCVVTGGRMNPLVGAAGISAFPMSGRLVQRVAQEEDFTNHVLMHAMGANTAGQLGSVIAGGVLLSLVSNVLG; from the coding sequence ATGTTCGCCGTCGGCGGGACCTTGATCTACCTCGCCATCGCGAAGCAGTACGAGCCTACGCTGCTGCTGCCGATCGGCTTCGGGGTCATCCTGGGCAACCTTCCGAATTCACCGATGAACGAGCCGGGCGGGATGCTGCACATCCTGAACGAGTTCGGCATCCAGACGGAGCTCTTCCCACTGTTCATCTTCATCGGTATCGGTGCGATGATGGACTTCCGGCCGCTCCTGTCACAGCCGTACTTCGCCATCCTCGGCGCGGCCGGGCAGCTCGGCATCTTCGCGACGCTCATCCTGGCCACGCTGCTCGGCTTTCCGCTCAACCAGGCGGCGTCAATCGCCGTGATCGGCGCCATCGACGGGCCGACCAGCATCTATGTCTCGTCGCTGCTCGCGCCGGAACTGCTGGCCCCGATCGCGGTGACCGCCTACTCCTACATGAGCCTGGTGCCGATCATTCAGCCGCCCATCATGCGGCTGATGACCACCCGGAAGGAGCGGCGCATCCGGATGGCGTACGCTCCGCGCCCGGTGCCGCGCCTGGCGGTGATCCTCTTCCCGATCACGGTGACGGTCGTCGTCGGCCTGCTCGTGCCGGAGTCGGCGCCCCTCGTCGCCACGCTGATGCTGGGCAACCTGCTCAGGGAATCGGGCGTGGTCGCGCAGTTGACCAAGTCCGCGTCGAACGAGCTGGCGAACCTCTCCACCCTCTTCCTCAGCCTGACCATCGGCAGCCTGATGCAGGCCGAGACGTTCCTGCAGACCCAGACCCTCTACATTCTGCTGCTCGGGCTCGGCGCCTTCGCGCTCGATACGGTGGCGGGGGTCTTCTTCGGGAAGATCCTGTGCGTCGTGACCGGCGGACGGATGAACCCGCTGGTCGGCGCGGCCGGGATCAGCGCCTTCCCGATGAGCGGCCGTCTCGTCCAGCGCGTGGCTCAGGAGGAGGACTTCACCAACCACGTCCTCATGCACGCGATGGGCGCGAATACCGCCGGCCAGCTCGGCTCCGTCATCGCCGGCGGCGTCCTCCTCTCACTGGTCAGCAACGTCCTGGGGTAG
- a CDS encoding polyketide cyclase, with product MEFDVDGQLGTVERFVSLLERDGQSAGSVTLSRRYATTVEDLWDAVTSAERIPRWFLPVSGRLELGGRYQLQGNAGGVITACDRPSQFTITWEFAGDVSWVDVRVVDDGAGRARLTLTHTARLSPHWDEYGPGAVGVGWELGLLGLALHLAKPDAPKPDEAEFAASRDGRAFITGSSDGWGQAAVAAGADPDVASASTRRTTAFYTGEPVEPA from the coding sequence ATGGAATTCGATGTTGACGGTCAGCTTGGCACCGTGGAGCGCTTCGTCTCGTTGCTGGAGCGGGACGGACAGTCCGCCGGCTCGGTCACGCTTTCCCGCCGCTACGCGACGACGGTCGAGGACCTGTGGGATGCGGTGACGAGCGCCGAGCGCATCCCCCGCTGGTTCCTGCCGGTCAGCGGCCGCCTCGAACTCGGTGGTCGCTATCAGTTGCAAGGCAACGCGGGGGGCGTCATCACGGCCTGCGATCGACCGTCTCAATTCACGATTACGTGGGAGTTCGCCGGGGATGTCAGTTGGGTAGACGTGAGGGTGGTTGACGATGGCGCAGGCCGCGCGCGGCTGACGCTCACACATACCGCGCGTCTCTCCCCGCACTGGGACGAGTACGGCCCCGGCGCGGTGGGTGTCGGCTGGGAGCTGGGCCTTCTCGGCCTCGCCCTCCATCTCGCGAAGCCGGACGCGCCGAAGCCGGACGAAGCGGAGTTTGCCGCTTCGCGGGACGGCAGGGCGTTCATCACGGGCAGCAGCGACGGCTGGGGACAGGCTGCCGTCGCAGCGGGAGCGGATCCGGATGTCGCGAGCGCCTCGACTCGGCGCACGACCGCCTTCTACACCGGGGAACCGGTCGAGCCTGCCTGA
- a CDS encoding TonB family protein has product MGTGQAVRRRNTSLGLTLASLLAVSAPAAAQTARISGTVTDQTGRVVQNPTLTLTNRATWERSNVTGDEAGRFEFGELEPGEYSFVASKPGFERLFRRFSLEAEEQREEEVVLRLGSIEETINVTDTNAPPPPPVTMSDDALARARENRTRGGTILPPIKIRDQSPVYPASVRGSGFEGKVVLDGLVRMDGTVDVLQILAPVDPATMTTVYPDLARTAVEAVGGWRYEPTLLHGVPVDTRITITVSFRP; this is encoded by the coding sequence ATGGGCACCGGGCAGGCAGTACGTCGCCGCAACACGAGCCTTGGATTGACGCTCGCCTCGCTGCTCGCCGTCAGCGCACCAGCGGCCGCACAGACGGCGCGGATTTCCGGCACGGTCACGGACCAGACCGGACGCGTCGTGCAGAATCCCACTCTCACGCTCACCAATCGGGCGACGTGGGAACGGTCAAATGTCACTGGCGACGAGGCCGGCCGCTTCGAGTTCGGTGAGCTGGAACCAGGAGAGTACAGCTTCGTCGCGAGCAAACCGGGCTTCGAGCGGCTGTTTCGGCGGTTCTCGCTGGAAGCGGAGGAACAACGCGAAGAGGAAGTGGTGCTCAGGCTCGGCTCCATCGAGGAGACGATCAACGTGACGGATACTAACGCGCCACCGCCGCCACCCGTGACGATGAGCGACGACGCACTGGCCCGCGCCCGAGAGAATCGGACGCGCGGCGGGACGATTCTGCCCCCCATCAAGATCCGGGATCAGTCTCCTGTCTATCCCGCCTCCGTTCGCGGCAGCGGGTTCGAGGGCAAGGTGGTTCTGGATGGATTGGTCAGGATGGACGGCACCGTCGACGTGCTTCAGATCCTGGCCCCGGTGGACCCGGCGACGATGACCACCGTGTACCCCGACCTGGCTCGCACCGCGGTAGAGGCGGTTGGCGGGTGGCGATACGAGCCGACACTCCTGCACGGCGTGCCCGTCGACACGCGGATCACCATCACCGTGAGTTTCCGTCCGTAA
- the uppS gene encoding di-trans,poly-cis-decaprenylcistransferase, producing the protein MHVGLIMDGNGRWAHARGLSRTEGHRRGADAVRRAVEAAPGIGITTLTLYAFSADNWRRPAAEVSTLMRLLQSFLVRERTNCRRNGVRLALIGRRDRLSPTLVRAIEKTECATRDGGRLYLRLAVDYSARSAILAAAGTLRSDETCDEHAFLRRVNRACHSDPETPPVDLVIRTSGEQRLSDFLLFESAYAELMFIETLWPDFDGEDLRRTVEAFRRRDRRYGGLTRRGALATCGVETSG; encoded by the coding sequence ATGCACGTCGGGCTCATCATGGACGGCAACGGTCGCTGGGCCCATGCGCGCGGGCTCTCAAGGACGGAAGGACACCGTCGCGGCGCCGACGCCGTGCGACGGGCGGTGGAGGCGGCGCCCGGGATCGGCATCACGACACTGACGCTCTATGCCTTCTCCGCCGACAACTGGCGGCGGCCGGCCGCCGAGGTGTCGACGCTGATGCGGTTGCTGCAGTCCTTTCTCGTTCGCGAGCGCACGAACTGTCGCCGCAACGGCGTGCGGCTCGCACTCATCGGCCGGCGGGATCGCCTGTCCCCCACCCTGGTTCGCGCCATCGAGAAGACGGAGTGCGCGACACGCGACGGCGGCCGGCTCTACCTGCGGCTGGCGGTGGACTACTCGGCCCGCTCGGCGATCCTCGCCGCGGCCGGCACGCTGCGGTCCGACGAAACCTGCGACGAGCACGCCTTCCTGCGGCGCGTCAACCGCGCCTGCCACTCCGATCCGGAGACGCCTCCCGTCGACCTGGTGATCCGGACGAGCGGCGAGCAGCGCCTGAGCGACTTCCTGCTGTTCGAGTCGGCTTACGCGGAGCTCATGTTCATCGAGACGTTGTGGCCTGACTTCGACGGCGAGGACCTGCGCCGGACGGTGGAGGCGTTTCGTCGCCGCGACCGTCGCTACGGTGGCCTGACCCGACGGGGAGCACTCGCCACCTGTGGGGTGGAGACGTCCGGGTAG
- a CDS encoding DNA mismatch repair protein MutS, with translation MLRLAVLGIAAVLGIGIVGGAGYSGWWLLAPLAGVFGLGVRLDRIEAERARLARAIAFYDRGLARLDDAWAGTGDRGDEFADPRHLYAADLDLFGEGSVFQRLCAARTRRGMGTLAAWLLSPAPPGRVRDRQDAVDELSSNLDLREDLAVLGDDTRAVVDAQALAIWGAAPPDSFSPALLAAGRIASVAGGLAVAAGVAYLLSGVRSLELSDGVRSLLGWYFVAAVIGVVLVQRRIQPIAARVFEGVAPPARDIALLGAVLDRLETERFRAPRLAELRARLDVDGERASRQVARLTRLREQVDSRRNAMARLIGFFVVWDLHLAHAVERWRLASGPKLGKWLGTVGELEALASLAGYRFERPEDVWPEFADGAPQFEADALAHPLLNADAVANDVRLDHHPQVLVLSGSNMSGKSTLLRAIGVNAVLAQAGAPVRARRLRMSPLTVGASIRIVDSLLDGSSRFHAEILRLRAILATAHLEEPDDDGAPGDAGPVLFLIDECLHGTNSHDRRVGADAVVGSLVERGAIGIVTTHDLALTAIADALGSRAVNVHFTDHLANGKLRFDYRLRPGVVGKGNALELMRAVGFEIPTASAKTMTE, from the coding sequence ATGCTCAGGCTGGCAGTACTGGGCATCGCCGCCGTGCTGGGCATCGGCATCGTCGGGGGCGCCGGATACTCCGGCTGGTGGCTGCTGGCCCCGCTGGCCGGGGTCTTCGGGCTGGGGGTGCGGCTCGACCGGATCGAGGCGGAACGCGCGCGCCTGGCACGCGCCATCGCGTTCTACGACCGCGGCCTGGCGCGACTGGACGACGCCTGGGCGGGAACCGGCGACCGCGGGGACGAGTTCGCGGACCCGAGACACCTCTATGCCGCGGACCTCGACCTCTTCGGTGAGGGATCGGTATTCCAGCGGCTCTGCGCGGCACGTACACGGCGTGGCATGGGCACACTCGCCGCATGGCTCCTGTCGCCTGCTCCACCCGGCAGGGTCCGCGACCGGCAGGACGCCGTCGACGAGCTCTCATCGAACCTCGATCTCCGCGAAGACCTGGCGGTGCTGGGCGACGACACGCGAGCCGTGGTCGATGCCCAGGCGCTGGCGATCTGGGGTGCGGCCCCGCCGGACTCCTTTTCGCCGGCCCTGCTCGCGGCGGGGCGCATCGCGTCGGTCGCCGGCGGACTGGCTGTGGCCGCAGGCGTCGCCTACTTGCTGTCAGGAGTGCGTTCGCTGGAGCTGAGCGACGGCGTCCGATCGCTGCTCGGTTGGTACTTCGTCGCCGCCGTGATCGGGGTGGTCCTCGTACAAAGGCGCATCCAGCCGATCGCGGCCCGCGTCTTCGAGGGGGTCGCCCCCCCGGCGCGGGACATCGCGTTGCTGGGCGCCGTGCTCGACCGGCTGGAGACCGAGCGCTTTCGCGCGCCGCGCCTCGCGGAGCTTCGCGCCCGGCTCGACGTTGACGGGGAGCGAGCGTCACGGCAGGTCGCCCGGCTGACCCGCCTGAGGGAGCAGGTCGACTCGCGCCGCAACGCCATGGCGCGGCTCATCGGCTTCTTCGTTGTCTGGGACCTGCACCTCGCGCATGCCGTCGAGCGCTGGCGCCTCGCCTCGGGCCCGAAGCTCGGCAAGTGGCTCGGCACGGTCGGGGAACTGGAAGCACTGGCGTCACTGGCTGGCTATCGGTTCGAGCGGCCGGAGGACGTCTGGCCCGAGTTCGCGGACGGTGCGCCGCAATTCGAAGCGGACGCCCTGGCCCATCCGCTGCTGAACGCGGACGCCGTCGCGAACGATGTCCGCCTGGACCATCACCCGCAGGTGCTGGTGCTAAGCGGATCGAACATGTCGGGCAAGAGCACGCTGCTCCGCGCCATCGGCGTCAACGCCGTCCTTGCCCAGGCGGGCGCGCCGGTGCGGGCGCGACGCCTGCGGATGTCGCCGCTGACGGTCGGCGCGTCGATTCGCATCGTCGACTCGCTGCTGGACGGGAGTTCCCGGTTCCATGCCGAGATCCTCCGCCTGCGGGCCATTCTGGCGACGGCGCACCTGGAAGAACCGGATGACGATGGCGCCCCCGGCGACGCAGGGCCAGTCCTATTCCTGATCGACGAATGCCTGCACGGTACGAACTCGCACGACCGGCGGGTCGGCGCCGACGCCGTCGTCGGAAGTCTGGTCGAGCGCGGCGCGATTGGCATCGTGACGACGCACGATCTTGCCCTCACGGCTATTGCCGACGCGCTCGGTTCGCGCGCCGTGAACGTCCATTTCACGGATCACCTGGCGAACGGCAAGCTGCGCTTCGACTATCGGCTACGGCCGGGCGTGGTCGGGAAAGGCAACGCCCTGGAATTGATGCGGGCCGTCGGCTTCGAGATTCCGACGGCTTCCGCCAAGACCATGACTGAATGA
- a CDS encoding transcriptional regulator — MRSPPGAPRYRFFGHILSPARRTLVRDGRELPLIPRYFDLLVLLVERRNEAVSRNEILDAVWSDVIVTDGALSQAVRILRRTLGDDPREPTFIRTVSRHGYRFVCDDVVEEPDEGPLEPARAAPAEPAGANAAFDQALEALLNDAGDDAEGADIRRRQAAEGLHQLGTAEALERLDLREGHATARAYLRETRWDVPGAGPVPLFGHPGWLTAARILFLLRLRRMAQLVERRWMAAAGGGAATGALAGFLGGLVLRFGPGSTAGDSVLAMLPVLGTAVGGVAAAGVGAGLAAAEAAFRTQRRVALAAAGALSGLVVGATAHLLARLVLEGLFGRDLSPPVGAVEGLVLGGAVGLGYGLATPTTEGGMATPHGLARVRVALLTGLACALAAGMLGWSGRFLGAMSLDFMAQSFPGSQVGLAPLARLLGEQEPGVVTRAAISTFEGLMFGTGLAAGLTRRPR, encoded by the coding sequence ATGCGATCGCCCCCCGGCGCGCCCCGCTACCGCTTCTTCGGTCACATCCTGTCGCCCGCGCGCCGGACACTCGTGCGCGATGGACGGGAGCTGCCGCTGATTCCGCGCTACTTCGACCTCCTCGTCCTGCTCGTCGAGCGGCGGAACGAAGCGGTGTCGAGGAACGAGATTCTCGACGCAGTCTGGAGCGACGTAATCGTCACTGACGGCGCCCTGAGCCAGGCGGTCCGGATCCTCCGGCGCACGCTGGGCGACGACCCGCGTGAGCCGACTTTCATACGCACGGTTTCGCGGCACGGCTACCGCTTCGTCTGCGACGACGTCGTCGAGGAACCGGATGAAGGGCCGCTGGAACCAGCGCGGGCGGCTCCGGCGGAGCCCGCCGGCGCGAACGCCGCGTTCGATCAGGCCCTGGAGGCCTTGCTGAACGACGCTGGCGACGACGCCGAGGGAGCGGACATCAGACGGCGACAGGCCGCCGAGGGCCTCCACCAACTGGGGACGGCGGAGGCTCTCGAACGCCTGGACCTCAGAGAGGGACACGCCACCGCCCGCGCCTACCTGCGCGAGACCCGCTGGGACGTCCCGGGGGCAGGCCCGGTTCCGCTATTCGGACATCCCGGTTGGCTCACTGCCGCCCGGATTCTGTTCCTGCTTCGCCTCCGGCGCATGGCTCAGCTGGTCGAGCGCCGCTGGATGGCCGCGGCGGGTGGCGGCGCCGCTACCGGGGCGCTCGCCGGGTTCCTCGGCGGCCTCGTTCTACGTTTCGGACCCGGGTCTACGGCAGGCGACAGCGTGCTCGCGATGTTGCCGGTTCTCGGAACTGCGGTCGGCGGCGTCGCGGCCGCGGGGGTCGGCGCCGGCCTGGCCGCCGCGGAAGCGGCCTTCCGCACGCAGCGGCGGGTGGCGCTCGCCGCGGCCGGCGCGTTGAGCGGCCTGGTGGTCGGCGCGACCGCCCACCTCCTTGCACGCCTCGTGCTCGAGGGACTGTTCGGTCGCGATCTGTCGCCGCCGGTCGGCGCGGTGGAGGGCCTTGTCCTGGGCGGAGCGGTCGGACTGGGCTACGGGCTCGCCACGCCGACGACGGAAGGCGGGATGGCCACTCCGCATGGGCTAGCCCGGGTCCGCGTGGCACTTCTGACGGGGCTCGCCTGCGCCCTGGCCGCCGGCATGCTTGGCTGGAGCGGCCGGTTCCTGGGGGCGATGAGCCTCGACTTCATGGCGCAGAGTTTCCCCGGCTCGCAGGTCGGCCTCGCGCCCCTGGCCCGCCTGCTCGGCGAACAGGAGCCGGGGGTCGTGACCCGGGCCGCCATCAGCACCTTCGAAGGCCTGATGTTCGGCACCGGCCTGGCCGCGGGGCTGACCAGAAGGCCCCGCTAG
- a CDS encoding biotin/lipoyl-binding protein, with amino-acid sequence MTRYRVTVDGQTYDVEVDDPRARPVTARISGATYTVDVDSAPAETASGDSARADAAPAVKEPGPAEKTPSGSAPAVETAGKAPSGAGEGGSPRTMNAPIPGVVSRVSTRRGQTVARGDELLTIEAMKMFNVMRSPWAGKVKTIHVKDGDQVVQGQPLVTVTPR; translated from the coding sequence CTACCGTGTCACCGTCGACGGTCAGACCTACGACGTCGAGGTCGACGATCCGCGCGCGCGTCCGGTGACCGCCCGCATCTCGGGCGCCACGTACACCGTCGACGTCGATTCGGCGCCGGCCGAAACCGCATCCGGAGACAGCGCCCGTGCGGACGCCGCGCCGGCCGTGAAAGAGCCGGGCCCCGCCGAGAAAACGCCTTCCGGCTCGGCCCCCGCCGTGGAAACTGCCGGCAAGGCGCCGTCCGGCGCCGGCGAGGGCGGTTCGCCGCGCACGATGAACGCTCCGATACCCGGGGTCGTTTCAAGAGTATCGACCCGCCGCGGCCAGACGGTGGCGCGCGGCGACGAGTTGCTTACCATCGAAGCGATGAAGATGTTCAACGTCATGCGCTCTCCCTGGGCGGGCAAGGTGAAGACGATCCATGTCAAGGATGGGGACCAGGTTGTGCAGGGGCAGCCGCTCGTCACCGTGACGCCCCGCTGA
- a CDS encoding AbrB/MazE/SpoVT family DNA-binding domain-containing protein, which translates to MTRPAGARRLGSKKEERDDRKIARVFMTGRSQAVRLPKEFRFDTDRVLIRREGRHVVLSPMFEDWDDYLKNGARLPDDFEAATPEMRKGELPLEKREPFD; encoded by the coding sequence ATGACGAGACCGGCCGGCGCCAGGCGATTAGGTAGCAAGAAGGAGGAGCGCGATGATCGGAAAATTGCGAGAGTGTTCATGACCGGGCGGTCCCAGGCGGTGCGGCTGCCGAAGGAATTCCGCTTCGACACGGACCGGGTCCTGATTCGGCGTGAGGGCCGCCATGTCGTGCTGAGCCCCATGTTCGAGGATTGGGACGACTACCTGAAGAACGGTGCACGGTTGCCCGATGACTTCGAGGCTGCAACGCCGGAGATGCGCAAGGGCGAGTTGCCGCTTGAGAAGAGGGAGCCATTCGATTGA
- a CDS encoding type II toxin-antitoxin system VapC family toxin codes for MRAMLDTNTCIYAMKRREGFEARLPLRECGISIIVLGELEWGACLSDRKRDSLAAIHDIVGAVQVVELDAEVARRYGQLRAHLRSIGQPIGPNDLWIAAHALARDVQLITHNLAEFQRVPGLTAETWMTG; via the coding sequence TTGAGAGCGATGCTCGATACGAATACGTGTATCTACGCGATGAAGCGGCGGGAGGGCTTCGAGGCTCGATTGCCGCTTCGTGAGTGCGGAATCTCCATCATCGTCCTGGGTGAACTGGAGTGGGGAGCCTGCCTTTCGGATCGCAAGCGGGACAGCCTTGCCGCTATACACGACATTGTCGGCGCGGTACAGGTGGTCGAACTCGACGCGGAAGTCGCGAGGCGGTACGGCCAGCTCCGAGCGCATCTCCGCTCCATCGGCCAGCCGATCGGCCCGAACGATCTGTGGATCGCGGCTCACGCCCTGGCTCGGGACGTCCAGCTGATTACGCACAACCTCGCGGAGTTTCAACGCGTGCCCGGTCTGACCGCCGAGACCTGGATGACGGGGTAG